A segment of the Puniceicoccales bacterium genome:
GTTGAATAATGGGTAATGGATGAGGTCCTTTTGGTAAGAGGAGTTTGTGTCATATTTTCTTTATTAGTGTTTAATTTCTCCATTATATACTTTTTGCTGGAGAAAAGTGCCGTGATCGTCGCTCCAAAACGTGTTTTGCAGGTGTTATTTTCCAGCAGCTTATTGACTGTCTCAAAGAAACTAACGTTCTGGCCACTAATATTAATACCCCCTATCATGATGCACTGATTATATTTTACAGAATTTGGATGTCAAATTTTTCTTTAATAATTTTAGTTGACGGAAGTTTATTTTTTTATAAAGCGCCAATGCGGTTGATATGAATCGCCGAGCGATGGATGCATTTATTTAATCTATTGTCATTGTTAAATCTACTGTATTATTTGCTTGGCCATATGATTTCGCCGCCAGTTCTTTAGGGTTTTCCGGATATTTACTTTTTGCCCAGGAGCACTTCGGTTTGTTTCCTTTCATATTATTGTCCATGTTTCTGCAGGTCTTATTTGGCGATGGCAGATTTAGCAGCTTACCGAGGACAGTGGTTCTTTTTGGAAATATTTAGAAAGTTTTGTGAATAAAAAATAGCTATGGCAGTGTATTCATGATGTTCAGGACGTTTTGTAATGCGTTGGTCATGGATTGCAAGCTACCCTTTTCACCTCTTAACATGACGCGCAGAATTGACTTACTTTTTTCGTCGAGAGGAGTGAATTCTGATTTTATGAGTTTCTCAAGAAGTGGTGAAAGCTGGATGAGATTGCTTTGGATCTGCATTAGGTCTACTTTTTGATCTGAATTTATATTAATTGCGCCGCCGTTGCTTTTTATCAAAACCACAGCTCCCTGGATATTGTCTGCTATTGAAAGAATTTCGTCGCGAAGTGTATTAATGTTAACATTTTGGCTGTCGATCATCTTTTTGATCGAATCTGTGCTATTTTGTATATTGTTAGATGCTTCTCTCGTTGATATGGATGTGTTCAATGGTTGTTGATTTGTATTGTCATAGAGGCCACTGACTTCATTTGGCTCCTGGTGATTGTTTTCATTAATTCCCTTTATTTCTGGAGTATTTGCTATAGCTTCCGATTTATTTTCTTCAAAATCTGGAGAATGGGTAATGGATGAGGTCCTTTTGGTAAGAAAAGTTTGTGTCATATTTTCTTTATTAGTGTTTAATTTCTCCATTATATACTTTTTGCTGGAGAAAAGTACCGTGATCGTTGCTCCAAAACGTGTTTTGCAGGTGTTATTTTTCAGTAGCTTATTGACTGTCTCAAAGAAACTAACATTCTGGCCACTAATATTAATACTTCCTATCATAATGCGCTGATTATATTTTATAGAATTTAGGTGTCAAACTTTTTTTTGATAATTTTAGTTGACGGAAGTTTATTTTTTTATAAAGCGCCAATGCGATGGATGCATTTATTTATTGTCATCGTTAAAAGTTCTTCGATAAAAAGAATTAAAAATGTCAACTTGGGTATTAAGATCAGTGATAGCTGTTTCTAACTTTGCAACTGCTTTTTTTAATTCTTCGTCCTCCTGATTCTGTGGTAATTTTTCTAATACTATAGCTTTAGCCTTTTGTGCAAACTCTAGTGCATTATTGGCCTCATTGCCTATTTTTTTTGTGCAATCATAATCGGTGGAGATCTGGGTATCTTCCAGGGCTTTTTTGTATTTTTTTACGGTTTCAGTGAGTTCGAGAATTCGTTCATTGGGAATTTCATGTTTGGTGATGTTATGTGGAGTAATTGCTGGTTCATTTGTAATAGTAGTGGTATTTGTTTGTGCTTTGGGTTTGCTCGTAAAATTTTTCGTATAATTTTTTATTTTATTGCGAAAATTACTCCATGCTTTCTTGTCAGATCTCTTTGGGTTTTGTTTGGTCAAGGATTTGTTTGGAACATTTGGTTGTTGTGATTTATTTATTGCATTACATAACATTTCATTTACTTTATCCCTTGGTTGAAATGTCAAGAGTAGAGCGCCAAAATAGCTAGTTTTATTGTTTTTCAATTGATTAGCTGCTTCAAAGCGATTACAATTGGCGCCATTAGCGTTAAATCTAGCAAAAACCATAACATAGTAATTATATTTAATATGTCCAAATTGTCAATTTTGAAATATTTTATTGGACAAGTATTTATTTTTTCATAGAAAAGTTAGTGCAAGTGGAGAGAGTAGTGAAGTTGTTTTTAGGTTTCTTAGGTGGCATGGCAATTAGTTCTATGGCTATGGCTGCTGGTGCCCATGGTGCTGCAGCAGAAACTTCCTCTCTGTCAGCCAGTCCAGAAGTGGTTTTTGGTCAAGGCATAACGGATACTCTGGTCACGAGCTGGGTCATTTCATTGGCCATAATATTATTAATGAAGTGGTTGGTTGGCGCTGGACCGACGAAGATTCCTGGGACAGGTCAGGCTGTGGTTGAGTCAATACTAGGTGGTTTGCAAACAATTATGGAACCAATTATGGGAAGAAAAGCCTTTCGGCATATTTTTCCGTTGCTGTTTGGCTATTTTGTTTTTATATTACTGCAAAATTGGAGTGGACTGTTGCCTGGCATTGGCTCGATTCTGCACAAAAGTGGCGGTGTCTATGTTGGCATATTAAGGCCGGTTAATTCGGATTTAAATGCCACATTGGCATTGGCGTTGATTTCATTGGCTGCATGGATGTATTTGTCAATCAAACATGTAGGAGTCGCTGGACTCTATGGTCATATTTTTGGCAACAAGGCCGAGAGGGAAGGTATTCCTGGTCTTATGTATGGATTTTTGTTCATTATTTTCTTTGGCGTTGGGCTCATAGAGTGCATATCGATACTTTTTCGAGGAGTATCATTGTCGTTCAGATTGTATGGCAATGTGTTTGGTGGCGACAATCTGCTTCATAACATGTACACATTCAGCGAGTTTTTGACCAATGACGGTTTTGTAAAGACCGAATTGTTTGGAACTGCTTTGAATGCTTTAGGTGGTGGTGCAAATCTTATTGCGTTTATAATAAAGTACTTAGGTTTTCTGTTGCCGCTGCCATTTTATTTTTTAGAAATTTTGGTTGGACTAATTCAGTCCTTTGTATTTACTCTATTGGTGGCTGTTTATGTCGGGTTAATTGTTAACCATGACGATGAACTGCATCATGTTAATTTAGAATAAGTTATGGTGTTTAATGATTTAATAAAAGGAATAAAATATGCCGTTTGATGTTATTGGTGTTATAGGTGAGGTGACCGGGAAGGGCCTGACTGGTATGTGTGGTTGTGTGGCTGCTGCGCTTGGAGTAGCGATGATTGGAACGAAGGCAGTGGAAGCTGTCGGTCGCAATCCTGGAGCTTCGGGCAAGGTTTTAGTGCAGTCGATTCTCGGCATGGCCCTAGCTGAAGCCGTTGCATTCTATGCTTTGTTCTTCTCTCAAAAGTAGTTATGTTCGGTTATTGAATTATTTTTTGATAGGTATTAATGGCCATTGAGTTGCCAGTATATTTTGCTTCTTCTGCTGTTGGTGCTATTTTTGGCAAGTTCGGCATAGATTGGCATTTGCTTCTGATTCAAGGGGTTAATTTTTTATGTGTGGTCTTTGTGCTTTATCGTTTTGCCTTTCGGCCGGTGCTTAGGACCATGGATGCGCGTAGGAGCGAAATAGAATCAGGATTGAAGTATGCCAGCGATATGAAAGCTGAGCTGGAGAACCTTAACAGTCAGCGCGAGAAGATGATAGACAAAGCGAAGACCGAAGCGTCTGAGATCATTGGAAACGCTCAGCAACAGGCCAAGGTCTATGTGGACCAGCAAAAAGCTGATATGGCTGCTGCTATGGAATCGATGTTTGCCAAGGCCAGGGCTGATATTGGCGCAGAGCGCGACGCTATGATTGAAAATACTAAAAGTGAACTGAAATATCTGGTGGTTGATTTGGCGTCTAAGGTTTTGGAAAAAACTCTGTCGCAAGATGATAAAGATAATTTTGTCCGAGCGGCTTCCATCGAAATGCGAGACGTTTTCTATGCAAAAAAGAACCAATGATGCGTTGATTAAAAACCTTGTTGCTCTGTCCTTTGACAGCGATTCCAAAGTGTCATTTCAAAAAACTAGGGCGGTGGTCACAGTACTGTCTGAATTTGTCGATGGCAAGGTCGCTTTGATAAAATATTTTAAGCTACTACGTAAGGCCATTCAGGACAATACATTAGTAATTGAGTATGCCGGTTCTTTAGATGAAAAAGAGATTAATTCTCTAAAAAATATCATTGAGGCAATAAAAAATCACAAGGTGGATTTGGTGGCAAAGGAAAATTCACAGCTGATCGCTGGGGTAAAGATTTCCATCGGAGATGAAGTTTATGACGCCTCTATCAAAACTCGACTAAATTCCCTAAAGTGATATGCCGCAACATGTTTTATAACATGTGACAGTTAATAATGAAAGTAGTTTACGGTATAAAAGATAGATTTTTATCCACTATTAGATTGTTTTTTGCCAGTGCGATTGACCGGGCGGATCGAGTGTCATTGATTTGCATTGGATGCCTAATGAGTATTGGAATTTTGGCGATACACTCTGCAGAAGGTGGCATATTTGTGCTGTCCAAAATGCAGTTAGTTTGGTCAATTATCGGAATGATGGCCTATATAATTGTGGGCCGGATAGATTATAACGTGTTGATGCGCAATGCTCACTGGCTGTATGGCCTAGGCATCGTCCTTCTGCTATTGCTGTGGACGCCCATTGGTGTTCGACGATTTGGTTCCCTGCGGTGGATCAATGTGGGGATTTTAATTCAACCATCCGAGCCGGCCAAAATAGGGACGCTCATTATGATGGCAAGTTTATTGGCGCGCTCCAATGTGGGAGCTGTAAGATATTCGCTGATAACCATGTTGAAGGCTGGGTTAATATTGATGGTGCCAACAATGTTGATTGTGTTGCAACCTGATCTTGGGTCGTCACTTACATTTTTTCCTATGGTTTTTTCATTGTTGTTTGTTTCAAATCTTTCGAGTAAATTTTTTGTGGTTGTCTTGAGTTCTATTTTACTTGCAATTGGTCTGGTGGCGGTAGATGCGTATTCGTATCATATCTTTCTGGATAGCAATAAGTTAAATCCTTATGAGGCGATTGGTCAGTATGAAAATCGTTCTTTTTTGCCATTGAAAGATTATCAACGAAATAGAATAATTTCGTTTGTTGCACCAGATGTTGTTGATCCAAAAGGTACTGGTATTAGTTGGAACCTGAGGCAGTCATTGATTGCCGTTGGGTCTGGTGGTTTCTGTGGAAAAGGCCATGGCAATGGCACCCAGGCAAAACTTGGCTATTTGCCAAAATCTGTGGCATCCAATGATTTTATTTTTTCAGTCATCGCCGAAGAACATGGATTTATTGGCGGGGTGATTATTTTAATTTTATATATTATTTTGATAGGCAATGGGTTAAAGATCGCATGCATGGCTCGTGATAGATTTGGCATGCTATTATGTGTTGGTGCCAGTGTTATTCTACTGATCCATATTTTGATCAACATTGGGATGACCATCGGGGTGATGCCGATTACTGGAATTCCATTGCCTTTCCTTAGTTATGGTGGCTCGTTCATGTTGGTGTGCAGCATTTTACAAGGCATCATACAGAGTGTTTTTAGATTTAGAAAGAGTTATAATTGAAAATTATGGGTAGATTTAATGATGAAAGGATAGTGGCAGAGTTGAGAAAAACTCCTAAGGAGCCAGTTTATAGCGGCCCATCGAAGGAAGTCCTTAAAGGCGAAGCGCTTATAAGGTCAAAGGAGCAGACTTTGTTGCAAAGAATAATAAGAGCTTTTACGCGGTCAGACAAAATTTTTCGAGAAATTATTATCAATTCATCATCCACAGAAAAACGAGTTGCATTGCTGGAAGATGGTGTGCTGCAAGAATTTGAGATCGAATATTCGGATATGAATAATTCCGTTGGGGCGATATTTAGAGGAAAAATTCAGAACCTTGAATCTGGTCTCAAAGCGGCTTTTGTGGAGATAGGAACTGAAAAAAATGCATTTTTGCACTACTGGGACGCCATTCCGGCAGCAGATTCATCGGTGGAGGTGGTTCGAGAAAATACGACGGCAAAAAAAGCAACCATTGCGGCCAGTGATATTCCGAAATTGTATCCAATTGGTTCCGAAATAATGGTTCAGATAATAAAATCGCAGATTGGAACCAAGGGGCCAAGGGTCACGACTAACATTGCATTGCCTGGCCGCTTTGTAGTATTGATGCCGTTCAGTGGCGAGTGTGGTATCTCAAAAAAAATAGAATCGAAGGTCGAACGATCGAGGTTGAAAGAGATTTTGAATAAAATAAAAATTCCCGACGGTATGGGATTGATAATTCGGACCGCTGGTGAAGGAAAAAAAATGAGATACTTTGTGAGAGATATTCATATTTTGCTGAAAAAATGGGAGACAATTAGCAATAATATGAAAAAAAATTCTGGCCCAGCGATGATCTATAAGGAACCGGATTTAATCGAGCGCACCGTTCGCGATTTCCTTACAGATGATATAGATAGAGTCATAATAGATGATGAAGATGATTACAATAAAATTTTAGATTTGGTGGGAACAATTTCGTCGCGTTCCAAACGAAAAATTCATTATTTTAGCAATGATATTGCCATATTTGAGAGATTCAATGTGGAGCGCCAGGTCGAGCAGACCATGATGAAATATGTATCGTTACCTTCTGGTGGAGAGATTGTTATAGAAGAAGTAGAGGCACTAACAGCCATCGATGTTAATACCGGAGCTCATCGAAATAAAAATGATGAGACGGAAAATAAGAATTTTATCTATCAGGTTAATGCTGAAGCTGCTAGAGAAATCGCCAGGCAAATAAAGCTCCGAAACCTTGGCGGGCTAATAATTGTGGATTTCGTCGATATGAAAAATCCGCGCGATAAGAAAAAACTTTATG
Coding sequences within it:
- a CDS encoding Rne/Rng family ribonuclease, which translates into the protein MGRFNDERIVAELRKTPKEPVYSGPSKEVLKGEALIRSKEQTLLQRIIRAFTRSDKIFREIIINSSSTEKRVALLEDGVLQEFEIEYSDMNNSVGAIFRGKIQNLESGLKAAFVEIGTEKNAFLHYWDAIPAADSSVEVVRENTTAKKATIAASDIPKLYPIGSEIMVQIIKSQIGTKGPRVTTNIALPGRFVVLMPFSGECGISKKIESKVERSRLKEILNKIKIPDGMGLIIRTAGEGKKMRYFVRDIHILLKKWETISNNMKKNSGPAMIYKEPDLIERTVRDFLTDDIDRVIIDDEDDYNKILDLVGTISSRSKRKIHYFSNDIAIFERFNVERQVEQTMMKYVSLPSGGEIVIEEVEALTAIDVNTGAHRNKNDETENKNFIYQVNAEAAREIARQIKLRNLGGLIIVDFVDMKNPRDKKKLYELMCELIGKDRERTQILPISHFGLMQISRQRHSQSTARDLRDACPYCSGKGFVKSSRAVSLEIQRRLSGILRRLGGDAKNGSSTKLKRIRIFIHPSVGQYLRERYEKVLLDIERNNNVKLIFRADSAFHAENFKIVDVDNGRELK
- the atpF gene encoding F0F1 ATP synthase subunit B, with the translated sequence MAIELPVYFASSAVGAIFGKFGIDWHLLLIQGVNFLCVVFVLYRFAFRPVLRTMDARRSEIESGLKYASDMKAELENLNSQREKMIDKAKTEASEIIGNAQQQAKVYVDQQKADMAAAMESMFAKARADIGAERDAMIENTKSELKYLVVDLASKVLEKTLSQDDKDNFVRAASIEMRDVFYAKKNQ
- a CDS encoding ATP synthase F0 subunit C, producing MPFDVIGVIGEVTGKGLTGMCGCVAAALGVAMIGTKAVEAVGRNPGASGKVLVQSILGMALAEAVAFYALFFSQK
- a CDS encoding rod shape-determining protein RodA — protein: MKVVYGIKDRFLSTIRLFFASAIDRADRVSLICIGCLMSIGILAIHSAEGGIFVLSKMQLVWSIIGMMAYIIVGRIDYNVLMRNAHWLYGLGIVLLLLLWTPIGVRRFGSLRWINVGILIQPSEPAKIGTLIMMASLLARSNVGAVRYSLITMLKAGLILMVPTMLIVLQPDLGSSLTFFPMVFSLLFVSNLSSKFFVVVLSSILLAIGLVAVDAYSYHIFLDSNKLNPYEAIGQYENRSFLPLKDYQRNRIISFVAPDVVDPKGTGISWNLRQSLIAVGSGGFCGKGHGNGTQAKLGYLPKSVASNDFIFSVIAEEHGFIGGVIILILYIILIGNGLKIACMARDRFGMLLCVGASVILLIHILINIGMTIGVMPITGIPLPFLSYGGSFMLVCSILQGIIQSVFRFRKSYN
- a CDS encoding F0F1 ATP synthase subunit delta yields the protein MQKRTNDALIKNLVALSFDSDSKVSFQKTRAVVTVLSEFVDGKVALIKYFKLLRKAIQDNTLVIEYAGSLDEKEINSLKNIIEAIKNHKVDLVAKENSQLIAGVKISIGDEVYDASIKTRLNSLK
- a CDS encoding F0F1 ATP synthase subunit A, with protein sequence MAISSMAMAAGAHGAAAETSSLSASPEVVFGQGITDTLVTSWVISLAIILLMKWLVGAGPTKIPGTGQAVVESILGGLQTIMEPIMGRKAFRHIFPLLFGYFVFILLQNWSGLLPGIGSILHKSGGVYVGILRPVNSDLNATLALALISLAAWMYLSIKHVGVAGLYGHIFGNKAEREGIPGLMYGFLFIIFFGVGLIECISILFRGVSLSFRLYGNVFGGDNLLHNMYTFSEFLTNDGFVKTELFGTALNALGGGANLIAFIIKYLGFLLPLPFYFLEILVGLIQSFVFTLLVAVYVGLIVNHDDELHHVNLE